One Rissa tridactyla isolate bRisTri1 chromosome 1, bRisTri1.patW.cur.20221130, whole genome shotgun sequence DNA segment encodes these proteins:
- the FBXO7 gene encoding F-box only protein 7 — protein sequence MKLRVRVQKRTAPLEVQGAEPTLGELRAQLRRALLPAWGYSSDTEFSITLNRKDALTEDQKTLASYGIVSGDLICLLLEEADGQPNLPPPPSTPPPLQNGHEPSTLTSNKSQSNSPKEEGQNKQSDKQKAQVEVQKSDERAGSSLEFPSGLVPEDDLEEGTGSYPSEPMLCSEAADGEIPHSLEMLYLSAECTSATDALIVLVHLLMMETGYVPQGTEAKAVSMPEKWRGNGVYKLQYTHPLCEEGSAGLTCVPLGDLVAINATLKINKEIKGVKRIQLLPASFVCFQEPEKVAGVYKDLQKLSRLFKDQLVYSLLAAARQALNLPDVFGLVVLPLELKLRIFRLLDVRSLISLSAVCRDLYTASNDQLLWRFMYLRDFRDPIARPRDTDWKELYKKKLKQKKEALRWRHMMFLPPTPHPIPFHPNPFYPNPFPPNPFPSNPIYPPMIIGGEYDERPTLPYVGDPINSLIPGPGEAPGQFPPFRPHFDPIGSLPGANPTLPGRAGPNDRFPPRPSRGRPMDIRRAFI from the exons ATGAAGCTGCGTGTGCGGGTGCAGAAGCGGACGGCGCCGCTGGAGGTGCAGGGGGCGGAGCCAACGCTGGGGGAGCTGCGCGCgcagctgcgccgggccctgctgCCCGCCTGGGGGTACAG tTCTGATACTGAGTTTTCAATAACATTGAACAGAAAAGATGCTCTCACAGAAGATCAGAAGACCTTAGCTTCATATGGGATTGTTTCTGGTGATTTGATATGCTTATTACTGGAAGAAGCAGATGGACAACCCAAcctacctcctcctccttctactcctcccCCACTTCAGAATGGCCATGAGCCGTCCACCTTGACCTCCAACAAAAGTCAGTCCAACAGTCCAAAAGAAGAAGGGCAAAATAAGCAATCTGACAAACAGAAAGCTCAGGTGGAAGTTCAAAAGAGTGATGAGAGG GCAGGATCCAGCCTAGAATTTCCTTCTGGATTAGTCCCAGAAGATGACCTGGAAGAAGGTACAGGTTCCTATCCCTCTGAACCCATGCTGTGCAGTGAAGCTGCTGATGGTGAAATACCACATTCCTTAGAGATGCTCTACCTTTCTGCTGAGTGTACCAGTGCCACTGATGCCTTGATTGTTCTAGTACATCTTCTCATGATGGAGACAGGCTACGTACCTCAG GGGACAGAAGCCAAGGCAGTGTCTATGCCAGAGAAATGGAGAGGGAATGGTGTTTATAAGCTACAGTACACACATCCCCTTTGCGAAGAAGGTTCTGCTGGTTTGACTTGTGTGCCTTTGGGAGATCTTGTTGCTATTAATG CAACATTAAAAATCAACAAAGAGATTAAAGGTGTTAAGAGAATACAGCTATTGCCAGCATCCTTTGTTTGCTTTCAGGAGCCAG AAAAGGTTGCAGGTGTTTACAAAGATCTTCAGAAATTATCCCGTCTCTTTAAAGACCAGCTGGTTtactctcttctggctgctgcccGACAAG CTCTGAACTTGCCAGATGTGTTTGGGTTAGTGGTCCTTCCTCTTGAGCTTAAGCTTCGGATTTTCAGACTTCTGGATGTCCGTTCActcatctctctctctgctgtttgCCGTGATCTTTACACAGCTTCAAATGACCAGCTTCTATGGAGGTTTATGTATCTGCGAGATTTCCGAG ATCCTATTGCAAGACCTCGTGACACAGACTGGAAAGAA CTATACAAGAAAAAGTTGAAACAGAAGAAGGAGGCCCTGAGATGGAGGCACATGATGTTTCTGCCCCCTACACCTCATCCAATCCCCTTTCATCCCAACCCCTTCTATCCTAATCCCTTTCCTCCCAACCCATTTCCATCCAACCCAATTTATCCCCCAATGATCATTGGTGGAGAATATGACGAGAGACCAACACTTCCATATGTTGGCGACCCAATTAACTCACTCATTCCTGGCCCAGGAGAAGCACCAGGCCAGTTTCCTCCATTCAGACCACATTTTGACCCAATTGGTTCCTTGCCTGGAGCAAACCCTACACTTCCAGGACGAGCTGGTCCCAATGACAGGTTTCCACCTCGACCCAGCCGGGGCCGCCCCATGGACATTCGCCGTGCATTCATTTGA